The following DNA comes from Candidatus Cloacimonadota bacterium.
AGACCATCCCTCCGGCGGATTCGGGGCAAAAGAAACACCCGGATATCCGCTGTCATCTGGAAGCATATTGAGATTGGGCTGGTCATAAAGCACTGTGTCCGTATAAGTTCCATCGGGAGAAACATAGCGGATGCCGTCCGTGGCAGAGCCTCCGTTTTGGAAGGCGAGGGGGATAACGAAAACGGCATTCTCCACTTGGGAATCCCCGATGAGCAAAAAGCGCTTGGATCGCAGGATAAAGTGCGGGAATTCAAAGACTTCCGTGAACACCCTGCCGCCGCTGAACAGCTTTGCGCCTTCCAGGTTCAGGTCTTCGTCGCCGGCATTGTAGAGCTCAATCCATTCCTTGCCACTGTCCGGTCCCACAGGGTTGAAGCAAACTTCGTTAATCACCACTCTGGCGAACGCGAAAAGCGGCACAAAAAGCAAGATGCAAATGGTCGCAAAAGTCTTTAATTTCAAAGCATTACCCTTCCCAATTTGATATTATGGGAGCTGCAGTATGAGGGGTTGCACGTCCCAGATTTCGCGGGCATATTCTTCGATGGCGCGGTCGGATGAGAATTTTCCCACCCGGGCGATGTTCAGAATGGCTTTTTTTGCCCAGGCGGAAGGGTCTTGCCAAAGGTCGTCAACTCTTTGTGAGGCATCCAGATAGGAGCGGAAATCCGCGAGGATGCAATAGGGGTCACCGCTGTGTAGCAGCGCGTGTACGATGGGCTCGAAGATGCCTTTTTCGTTGGGTGAGAACATGTCGTTGGCGATGGCATCGATGGCGCGGCGTAATTCGGGGTCGGAATCATAGATTTTTCCGGGGTCGTAACCGCTTTGTTTGAGGGAGCTTACCTCATCCGCGTCCATGCCGAAGATGAACATGTTTTCAGCTCCGATTTCCTGAGCCATTTCCACATTCGCGCCATCCATGGTGCCGATGGTGAGCGCTCCGTTGAGGGCGAATTTCATGTTTCCGGTGCCACTTGCTTCATATCCCGCGGTGGAAATTTGTTCCGAAAGGTCGGAGGCGGGGATGATTTTTTCCGCCAGGGAAACGCTGTAATCCGGCAGGAAAACCACCTTGAGACGGTCTGCCACATCCGGGTCACGGTTCACCACCAGCCCGAGATTGTTAATCAGTTTGATGAGGATTTTTGCCAAATGGTAGCCTGGAGCGGCTTTTCCGGCGAAGATTACGGTGCGGGGCACGATTTGGGCTTGGGGATTGTCCTTGATGCGCAGATAGCGGGCGATGGTTCCCAAAACATTGAGCAACTGGCGTTTATATTCGTGCAGGCGCTTAATTTGGGCGTCGAAAATGCCGTCGGTGGGGCAGCGCACTCCGGTGGCACGGAAGATGTGTCTGGCGAGCGCTTTTTTGTTGATTTGGCGGATTTCCCAGAAGGCGTCAATGAATTCGGAGTCATCCACATAGGCTTCCAAGCCGCGGATGCTGTCCAATTGTGCCACCCAGGTATCTCCGATGTGTTCGGAAACCAGTGCCGCGAGCCGGGGATTGCAAACCTTCAGCCAAAGCCTTGG
Coding sequences within:
- a CDS encoding lamin tail domain-containing protein; the encoded protein is MKLKTFATICILLFVPLFAFARVVINEVCFNPVGPDSGKEWIELYNAGDEDLNLEGAKLFSGGRVFTEVFEFPHFILRSKRFLLIGDSQVENAVFVIPLAFQNGGSATDGIRYVSPDGTYTDTVLYDQPNLNMLPDDSGYPGVSFAPNPPEGWS
- a CDS encoding glycogen/starch/alpha-glucan phosphorylase; this encodes PRLWLKVCNPRLAALVSEHIGDTWVAQLDSIRGLEAYVDDSEFIDAFWEIRQINKKALARHIFRATGVRCPTDGIFDAQIKRLHEYKRQLLNVLGTIARYLRIKDNPQAQIVPRTVIFAGKAAPGYHLAKILIKLINNLGLVVNRDPDVADRLKVVFLPDYSVSLAEKIIPASDLSEQISTAGYEASGTGNMKFALNGALTIGTMDGANVEMAQEIGAENMFIFGMDADEVSSLKQSGYDPGKIYDSDPELRRAIDAIANDMFSPNEKGIFEPIVHALLHSGDPYCILADFRSYLDASQRVDDLWQDPSAWAKKAILNIARVGKFSSDRAIEEYAREIWDVQPLILQLP